One part of the Mariniblastus fucicola genome encodes these proteins:
- a CDS encoding ATP-dependent Clp protease proteolytic subunit, whose product MPIVPYVVDNTGREERVYDIYSRLLKDRIIFLGQQVTADLANSLVAQMLFLQSEDPKKDIHLYINSPGGSVTAGLAIYDTMQFVSCDVATYCMGQAASMGAMLLTAGAAGKRFALPNASIMIHQPLAGMQGTAEEIMIHRKELRRVKAHLNKLIAHHTGKSVEEIEENTDRDNFMSSEEAREFNLIDRVVASIEEASA is encoded by the coding sequence ATGCCAATCGTTCCTTACGTCGTCGACAACACTGGTCGAGAAGAACGCGTTTACGACATTTACAGCCGACTGCTCAAAGACAGAATTATCTTCCTTGGTCAGCAGGTGACTGCGGATCTGGCGAATTCGCTGGTCGCGCAGATGCTCTTTCTTCAATCAGAAGATCCGAAGAAAGACATTCATCTCTACATCAACTCACCTGGCGGTAGCGTAACCGCTGGATTGGCGATTTACGACACGATGCAATTCGTCAGCTGCGATGTGGCCACCTACTGCATGGGTCAGGCCGCCTCGATGGGCGCGATGCTGCTCACGGCAGGTGCTGCCGGCAAGCGTTTCGCATTGCCAAACGCCAGCATCATGATTCACCAGCCGCTTGCCGGAATGCAAGGCACGGCGGAAGAAATCATGATCCATCGCAAAGAACTGCGTCGTGTGAAAGCCCATCTCAACAAGCTGATTGCTCATCACACTGGCAAGTCAGTCGAAGAGATCGAAGAGAACACGGACCGTGACAACTTCATGAGCTCGGAAGAGGCTCGTGAGTTTAACTTGATCGATCGCGTCGTCGCGAGCATCGAAGAAGCATCCGCATAG
- a CDS encoding OsmC family protein has protein sequence MDFHHFYTATAKTTDSGSVNIDIEGLEPMESNAPKEFGGPGDKWSPEDLLVAAVADCYALSFRAIAGMSKYAWKDLSCEVVGELDKASDGVQFVGFKVKARLVVDAEADVARAENLLKKAKGACFITNSLKVDAELETEVVVG, from the coding sequence ATGGATTTTCATCATTTCTATACCGCGACTGCGAAGACGACCGATTCGGGTTCGGTAAACATTGACATCGAAGGCCTCGAGCCCATGGAGTCCAATGCTCCCAAGGAATTCGGTGGTCCTGGAGACAAATGGTCGCCCGAAGACCTGCTGGTCGCGGCGGTTGCCGATTGCTACGCACTTTCGTTTCGAGCCATTGCCGGGATGTCGAAGTACGCGTGGAAAGATCTTTCGTGCGAAGTTGTTGGCGAGTTGGACAAAGCGTCTGACGGCGTTCAGTTCGTGGGCTTCAAGGTGAAGGCTCGACTGGTCGTGGACGCCGAAGCGGATGTCGCGCGGGCTGAAAACCTTCTGAAGAAAGCGAAAGGTGCTTGCTTCATCACCAATTCGCTCAAGGTAGATGCTGAGCTGGAAACGGAAGTCGTGGTCGGCTAG
- a CDS encoding CBS domain-containing protein, which yields MKKNESISGIMSTELTTVHDGQPVSQLRQIFEEKPIHHVPVVSGEKLIGIVTSNDFMRVSFGEFGNQDGKGLDSILDHTYKMHDIMNQNPVTIPQTATIRDAARLLGSHSFHALPVVDGEKLVGLVTSTDLINFLAEL from the coding sequence ATGAAGAAGAATGAATCGATCTCCGGGATCATGTCAACTGAACTGACCACCGTTCATGACGGACAGCCGGTTTCTCAACTAAGACAGATCTTCGAGGAAAAGCCAATTCACCACGTGCCGGTCGTCAGTGGCGAGAAACTGATTGGGATCGTGACATCCAATGACTTTATGCGAGTTTCGTTTGGGGAGTTTGGAAATCAGGACGGCAAAGGCCTCGATAGCATCCTCGACCACACTTACAAGATGCACGACATCATGAATCAAAATCCAGTAACCATTCCGCAGACCGCGACGATTCGCGACGCAGCTCGGTTGCTTGGCTCACACAGCTTCCACGCGTTACCAGTCGTTGACGGAGAAAAACTCGTGGGCTTGGTCACATCGACGGACCTGATTAACTTTCTTGCCGAACTGTAA
- a CDS encoding ClpP family protease — translation MPALHDLRNASAHAAYQRQRTMTLGDLLLENRIVFLQGEIHTGNANEVVMKLLYLQSENKRKDINFYINSPGGDVIATLAIYDVMQILNCPVATFCVGQAASGAAVLLAGGTKGKRYCLPHSRVMIHQPFGGVSGQVSDIEIQADEIIRNRSVLNQILAESTGKTAEQIGKDIDRDFFLTAEEAKEYGLVDQITSKPSKDGDE, via the coding sequence CTGCCTGCGCTGCACGATCTACGTAATGCGAGTGCCCACGCGGCCTATCAGCGCCAGCGTACGATGACTCTGGGTGACTTGCTGCTTGAAAATCGCATCGTTTTTCTGCAAGGTGAAATTCACACCGGCAACGCCAACGAAGTCGTCATGAAATTGCTCTATCTGCAGAGCGAAAACAAACGCAAAGACATCAACTTTTATATCAACTCTCCTGGTGGCGACGTAATCGCAACGCTCGCGATCTACGACGTGATGCAGATTCTCAATTGCCCCGTGGCCACGTTCTGCGTCGGTCAGGCTGCCAGCGGAGCAGCCGTTTTGCTGGCAGGCGGAACCAAAGGCAAGCGTTACTGTCTTCCGCATTCACGCGTCATGATTCACCAGCCATTTGGTGGTGTTAGCGGACAGGTTAGCGACATTGAAATTCAGGCGGATGAAATTATTCGCAATCGCTCTGTCCTGAACCAGATTCTGGCAGAATCAACGGGCAAGACTGCCGAGCAGATCGGTAAAGACATTGATCGTGACTTTTTCCTGACCGCCGAAGAGGCCAAGGAATACGGTTTGGTCGATCAGATTACCAGCAAGCCGTCCAAGGATGGCGACGAATAG